One Pseudomonadota bacterium genomic window, AGCTTGCAGACATACAATTATCACACAAAACATATCTGGTGGAATCGGCAACAAGTGAGGGATTAGCGCGAGCGTTTGAACATGGCAGCAGTCCGCTTACAATCCTGGATGAGTTTGGCGCCCTTCTTAAACGGGCTGATAGATCAGACCACACCCGAGGGTTTGTAGACATGCTCACCCAAATAGCCGACCGGGGAAGCACAAAAGCCCGCATTACCAAAGGGGACGATCCTCCGGCACTTTTGAAAAACCTATCCTTAAGCATATTGGCCACCACAACCCCAGAAGATTTACAAAAGGAAACGGCTTTGTCCTTATTAAGAGGTGGCCACCTTGCGCGCTATATCATCAGCTATGTAACTGAAGCACGTTCCTTACCTGACAGAGATTATTTGACCATAGCCGAAATGGAGACGTTTAAAAGATGGGGTGTAGCAATCGGGGCAGCGGCACAAACACACGGCGGACGTTTTGAGTTATCATCAGACGCAGAAACGTATTTGCGAGAATACCGAAAAACTATCAGTGAAAACTTTGTCGAGACCGTCAACAGCGGCGGACCTGACGGCGGTACAATCATCCGGCTGATCCGACAGGCAAAAGCTTTTAGTTTATTGCTGCACCTGGCAGGAAATGAAACCCGAGAAAAAGAACAAATCAGTAAAAAAACGATGCAACAAGCTTGTGGCTTAGTGAATTATTACCATGAACGTCATCACCATCGGTTAATGGATTATTTAAGGCATGGCGAAGAACAGGCCCGGCGAATCAATATCAGTGAACGCATTTTGAAATATTTGCGCCAGCATGACGGCAGACAATCACTGCGACAAGTTTATAGATATCTTCATTTGAAAAAGAATACCACCGTGGAAGTGTTAAAATATTTGGAAGCGCAAAACATGGTGCAGTTTGACGACGACGACGATGACAATGATATTGTGTGTTTGTGAGTTCTATAAAGACACGGGACAGGGGACAAATCATGCTTAAAGCTAGGTTTTACAAGGGTTTAGCTGTCCCCAAAAGCACGGGGACAAACCGGGACACTCGGGACAATCTGTCCCCACTGTCCCCAACTGTCCCCACCTTATTTGGGACACGTAGAACCGCATAAAATAAGGGGTTAAAGGTAATTTGTCCCCTGTCCCGCTGTCCCCTACATAAAAAAATACACACGGAGGAATCCCGACATGAAAACAATGATGGATTTTATTACAGCGGTCACCGAGGACCCACCGGAACCACCGACCATGGAAGAATCAGCAATCAATATCAGTAATATCCTGTCCGGCTTGTACCGGCAAAAGTCCCCAAGTGAATGGGAGTGGTTGAAACTTAACCGGCCTGAATGGTGGACGAAGCGGATCAGCCTTGAGAACAAACTTGATGGGCATTTTTTAAATAATAATCTGGCAGCAGGGCAAGAAGTCTTTTACCGGCTACTTGAACATTTGAAGACGGCACCCATTGGCGANNNNNNNNNNNNNNNNNNNNNNNNNNNNNNNNNNNNNNNNNNNNNNNNNNNNNNNNNNNNNNNNNNNNNNNNNNNNNNNNNNNNNNNNNNNNNNNNNNNNAATGGTGGACGAAGCGGATCAGCCTTGAGAACAAACTTGATGGGCATTTTTTAAATAATAATCTGGCAGCAGGGCAAGAAGTCTTTTACCGGCTACTTGAACATTTGAAGACGGCACCCATTGGCGAGCTGACGTCCCGGGTCGCCAGACAGTTGGACAAACTTTAAATGCCGGGGGCGCCAGACAATCAGACGGGGACGACAGGATAAACGCAGTGCAAGTGGCTAGTGTGTATACCGGGAAGTATACGCCAGCAGGTGAACTCGGTAGGCGAACACCTGGCAAGGGGCACCCTGACGGGTAAAAAAAAATGGTGCCGGCTTCATTAAGGAAAAACCCCATTTCAAGTTTAATCCTTACGATG contains:
- a CDS encoding DUF3987 domain-containing protein, with the translated sequence MNEAIAGISMQTKWAEMSPLPEQVRNRDKLPDNAISFVPDCMEELVDIGLQTTQAHPDNLILGLLSFIVPLAGGARICLSSADKTGETVRPYFLIIGPSGVGKTVIVTRFVPPLLYDLENEIADENEIQKTRKQEFETELKSFGRSKEEQPRRVNLESKLADIQLSHKTYLVESATSEGLARAFEHGSSPLTILDEFGALLKRADRSDHTRGFVDMLTQIADRGSTKARITKGDDPPALLKNLSLSILATTTPEDLQKETALSLLRGGHLARYIISYVTEARSLPDRDYLTIAEMETFKRWGVAIGAAAQTHGGRFELSSDAETYLREYRKTISENFVETVNSGGPDGGTIIRLIRQAKAFSLLLHLAGNETREKEQISKKTMQQACGLVNYYHERHHHRLMDYLRHGEEQARRINISERILKYLRQHDGRQSLRQVYRYLHLKKNTTVEVLKYLEAQNMVQFDDDDDDNDIVCL